The window CGGCCAGGTCATGCGTGTGGATCCTGGTGAGGAGCCCACCATCGTGGCCGGCACCGGCGACTACGGACACGCCGGCGACGGCGGACCAGCCGCACAAGCCCAGCTGCGGTCCCCTGCCGGCGTGGCTGTCGGCCAGGACGGCGAGCTTTACATCGCCGACGCTGGTGGTTATATCCGCCGGATCGACACCGACGGCGTCATCACCACGATCGCCGGGACTGGCGACGCGGCGGAGGAGTCCAGCGGCGACGGTGGACCGGCTGCCGAGGCGTCGTTCACCCGGCCGTTCGACGTCGTGGTCGATTCCGCCGGCAACCTCTACGTGGCGGACGTGTTCCGGATGAGGGCAAGCGATGACGACATCCCGAGTCAGCGGATCCGCAGGATCGACACTGAGGGTGTCATCACCACCATCGCCGGCGGTGAGGCATGCGGCTACACCGGCGACGGCGGACCCGCCGAAGACGCCGAGCTGTGTTTCCCGCGAGAACTGACTGTCGGCCCGGACGGAACCGTCTATCTGGTGGACCCCAGGCATCACCGGATTCGGATGATCACGCCGGATGGCACGATCCACAGCTTGCCCACCTATTTCAAGGATCCGTCCGCGCTGGCCATAGGGCCGGACGGCGCGCTCTACGTCGGCGACGGCGATCAGGGTCAGGTACACCGGATTCCACTCGATGGGGGTGGTGCTGAGTCCGAGGTGCCGGACACCGTGGTCGATGCCCCCGACCTGTGGGCGGAGGTGAACGCGCACGAGATCACCGTGGTGGCGGGTACCGGAGAGGCAGGGTATTCCGGCGACGACGGACCCGCGGGTGACGCCCAGCTGTCCGGCCCGGACGATCTCGCCGTCGGACCGGACGGCACGCTCTACGTGTTGGATTCCGGCAACGGCCTGGTACGTGCGATCCACCCGGACGGGACCATCACCACGGTTGCCGGAGGCGGCCCGGACTGGGCCGACTCGCTCAGACCGGGGCCCATGACGGGTGACGGCCGGTTGGCGACAGAGGTCGGCCTGCGTGGTGTCACCGGGATCGACGTGGCCGCCGACGGCACGCTTTTCCTGGCCGACCGGCAGAACAAGCGCGTTCGTCAGGTAAGCCCAGGCGGCGTGATCACGACGGTCGCGGGCACCGGGGCACCTCCCGACGAGAGCAACGCTGCCGCGGCCGGCGGGGTGGCTACCCACGTGGCGTTCAACGCGCCGCATGACGTGGCCGCGGCTGCGGACGGAAGCCTGTATGTCACGGACTCGCAGGCTCACCAGATCCTGCACGTCGATCTTGACGGAACCGTGCGGGTGATCGCCGGGACCGGGGACGCGGGCTTCTCCGGCGACGGCGGGCCCGCGGTAGAAGCGGAGCTGGAGAGGCCGACCAGAATCGACGTCGGTCATGACGGCACGCTTTACGTCTCGGACAGCAACGACAGCCGAATCCGTGCCGTCGATGCGGATGGCGTGATCACCACGGTCGGGGGGAAGGAAGCACCTGAGTACGAGGATCCCACCGAGGGAGTGCCAGCCACCGAGGTATACCTGAGGGTTTACGATCTCGCGGCGGACGACGACGGCACGATCTATCTGAGCAGGTGGGGATCGATCCAGGCGATCGGCACCGACGGAATCATCACGGTGCTGACCCCGGGGGACACCGGCGCCGCAGCTCTCGCGGTGGACGGCGCGGGCAGCGTGTACTTCTCCCAGGCGCGAAACCACCAGGTATCCGTGTTGCCCAAGGCAGGCGAGGACGCTACGGCGCTGGTTGCCGCGGAAGCCGACACATCCGGCACGCCGTGGTGGACGATGATCATCGGTGTCGCGGCTGTCGGGGTAGCTGTCGGCGGTTACCTGCTCTTCCGGCGGAGGCGTTCTTCGAGTTGAACTCAACGCACGATCGAGTTCACCAGTTCGGGGCCGAGCCGATAGATCCGGGCAAGCAACAGCCGGTGCCGGATGTAGCGGCCATCTCGGTCGGACAGCAACAATCCGACATCACGTAGTCGAGCGAGGTGCCGGGATACCTGCGGAGCTGGCATGCCGGTGCGCCGGGCCAGCTCGCTGGTGGTGCATTCCTCGTTGACAAGATGGCGGCACAGGGAAAGCCGGGCGGGATCGGTGAGCACCAGTAGGCGTTGCCGAAGGTGTTCCAGCGTGAAGCCGGTGGACATCTCCATGTCCATAACCGGGAACTGAATGACGACCGGCAGGTCGGTGACGTCGTTGGTGTAGGTCCGGTCGTGTTTCACCAGCAGATGCGGCTGGGTGAACAGCGACGGCACGAGCACATAGGCGCGTGAGTCCGCGCGCACGGTCTCGGTCTGGAGCTTGTCGTACACCACCCTGGCAGCCGCGGGATAGAGCTTGACGGTGGGGGTCAGCGAGGCGAAGACCAACGGCACGGACTGGTGGCGCAACTGTTGTTCGATCTCGCGTTTGGCCGGTGTCAGGCGGGGGCGCAGCTGTGCCCATTCGGCATCGAAGAACTCACGACCACACTGCTCCAGTGCGTGCACGAGACGTTGCTGGAGTTCGTTGGGGTCTTCGGCGAGACGCGCGGCCAGGAAGCCCCGGCGGTCGGACTTCTCCTGACAGCGTTCGACGAAGGTCTTCGCAAGCGCCGGGTCGTCGCGCAGGTGGCGGAACTCGGCCGATCGCACCCCGAGCAGCGCTTCTGAGGCCATCGCCGTGAAGGCGTCCACGGAAAGCCGGCCCAGCGTGGCCAGTTCGTCGTCGAGGGAGCCGTCGGGCCCGGCGCTCAGCGGCATCAGATGCCGGGAGCGGAATCTCGCCCAGAACGGAGACAGCTCGGCGAGCACGCGGCGAAGGTCTTCGGAAATCACGCTGCCAAGGTGTTTGACGAAGGACGTGCGGTCTGGATGATGCCCGGGCTCAGCGACGACATGCAAGATCGCCATGAGTTCGGCGATGGGGGACAACTGCACGCTGACATCGCTGGCGCGCACGCCCGACAACTCCACCGTTATGGCCATCTGCTCACCAGCTCAGTCTCTCTGCCTGCTGCCGGATCTCTTCGGCGTCGATCGGATCGTAGAGACCATCATCGATCATGCGGGCGATCTCGTCGGCGACCCGGCGCCGGTAGACAGGGGCGGATCCGTACAGGGTGTCGAGAGTGGCGACGTCGAACGGGATCTCGTGTCCGTGGTACCAGGACGGCCGTCCAACCGGGGTAGCGGCCACCAGCGACGACACTGGCACCGTGACGTAGGGGGTCCGCAGCCCGCCCAGTGCGTTGCCGTGCTCGTCGCGCTGGATGTCATCGCCCGCACCGGCGGTCCGCAGCCACATGCTTGGCGGTGGGGCGCTCACCCCGCGTGCCCACCCGATCAGCTGGTCGAGTACCGCGGCGTAGACGTGTGAGTTGGGAAAGGTGCTCCAGATGGCTCGGGGCGGCAGCGGGCAATTCCGGAGGCGGTGGATGTCGGCGTCGGACATGAACCGGGT is drawn from Phytoactinopolyspora mesophila and contains these coding sequences:
- a CDS encoding ArsR/SmtB family transcription factor, which encodes MAITVELSGVRASDVSVQLSPIAELMAILHVVAEPGHHPDRTSFVKHLGSVISEDLRRVLAELSPFWARFRSRHLMPLSAGPDGSLDDELATLGRLSVDAFTAMASEALLGVRSAEFRHLRDDPALAKTFVERCQEKSDRRGFLAARLAEDPNELQQRLVHALEQCGREFFDAEWAQLRPRLTPAKREIEQQLRHQSVPLVFASLTPTVKLYPAAARVVYDKLQTETVRADSRAYVLVPSLFTQPHLLVKHDRTYTNDVTDLPVVIQFPVMDMEMSTGFTLEHLRQRLLVLTDPARLSLCRHLVNEECTTSELARRTGMPAPQVSRHLARLRDVGLLLSDRDGRYIRHRLLLARIYRLGPELVNSIVR